The Caldivirga sp. sequence AAATGGCCCTGCAAGTGTCCTCAACGTATAGCCAATCCCTCCTCTGTGATCCATCACCATGGACTATGACTGGCAGGTTGTTTATAGCCCTAATTATTGTCCTTGGTATCAGTTTTTCAGGGTATTGGTAGGGGCCGTAATTATTGGATGGGCGAACTATGATGGTCTCAATGTTGTAGGTCCTGTGAAACGCCATTATTAATGCATCGCCGGCAACCTTAGTGGCTGAGTATGGGTTACTGGGCCTTAATACTGTATCCTCATTAGCAGGTTCCTTCCCCTCCATGTCACCATAGACTTCATCAGTAGAGGTGTGAATTAACCTAATCCCATACTCCTTAACAATCCTCAGTATAGTGTAAACACCATGTATGTTTGTCTTAATGAAGGGTTCAGGATCCACTATACTCCTATCAACATGAGTCTCGGCGGCGAAGTTAACGATAACCTCAGGGTGAATCTTCCCCACAGTTTCCCTTAACTTGCCGTAATCAGTAATATCACCTTTAATGACCTCAACATCCTTAGGTAAATTCTCGTACCTACCAGCGTAAGTAAAGGCATCATAAACGAAAACCTCATTGCCTAAATCCCGTGAAAATCTAACGAAGTTACTACCAATGAATCCAGCCCCACCACTAACCAAAATCCTATATCTAGGCATCAACACTAATTAAACAGCTAGGTATAATAAGCTTAACCTGGTTAGTTAAAATGATTAATGACCATGCCTTAATATCCATTAACAAATTAAATATAGTATAAAGTATTTAATAAGTATAGACTCCTAAATAGCACA is a genomic window containing:
- the rfbB gene encoding dTDP-glucose 4,6-dehydratase, coding for MPRYRILVSGGAGFIGSNFVRFSRDLGNEVFVYDAFTYAGRYENLPKDVEVIKGDITDYGKLRETVGKIHPEVIVNFAAETHVDRSIVDPEPFIKTNIHGVYTILRIVKEYGIRLIHTSTDEVYGDMEGKEPANEDTVLRPSNPYSATKVAGDALIMAFHRTYNIETIIVRPSNNYGPYQYPEKLIPRTIIRAINNLPVIVHGDGSQRRDWLYVEDTCRAILTIIDKGKLGEVYNVPGFNERSVLQVVKDVLRLLSKPEDLIRFTSDRPGQDRRYIMRGDKVLALGWRPLVSWEEGLRKTINWYLENEWWWRPLLNDEFFRRDTPWG